The Acidimicrobiales bacterium sequence GGGCATGGGGCCGTCGGCCGCGCTCACCACCAGGATGGCGCCGTCGACCTGGGCGGCGCCGGTGATCATGTTCTTGATGTAGTCGGCGTGGCCGGGCATGTCGACGTGCGCGTAGTGCCGGTTGGGCGTGGCGTACTCGACGTGGGCGATGTTGATGGTGATGCCGCGCTGGCGCTCCTCGGGGGCCTTGTCGATCATGTCGAAGGCCGTGAACGAGTTGCCCTCGTTCGGGTAGCGCTCGGCCAGGGTCTTGGTGATCGCCGCGGTGAGGGTCGTCTTGCCGTGGTCGATGTGGCCCATCGTGCCGATGTTGAGGTGCGGCTTGTTGCGCTCGAACTTCTGCTTCGCCATATGTCGTCGTTCTCCCGAGGAAAGTGGTGCGGGTGGTAGCGGCGGTCGGACTCGAACCGACGACCACACGATTATGAGCCGTGTGCTCTGACCAACTGAGCTACGCCGCCAAGAAATACCGAGCCCTCTGTGGGAATCGAACCCACGACACCAGCCTTACCATGGCTGTGCTCT is a genomic window containing:
- a CDS encoding GTP-binding protein yields the protein MAKQKFERNKPHLNIGTMGHIDHGKTTLTAAITKTLAERYPNEGNSFTAFDMIDKAPEERQRGITINIAHVEYATPNRHYAHVDMPGHADYIKNMITGAAQVDGAILVVSAADGPMP